One window from the genome of Cryobacterium sp. GrIS_2_6 encodes:
- the erpA gene encoding iron-sulfur cluster insertion protein ErpA: MTDTITTSTAAHGVGLSEAAALKVRSLLAQEGREDLRLRVAVQPGGCSGLIYQLYFDERVLDGDALVDFDGVEVVVDKMSVPYLDGASIDFEDTIQKQGFTIDNPNAGGSCACGDSFS; encoded by the coding sequence ATGACCGACACCATCACAACCAGCACCGCCGCCCACGGAGTGGGCCTGAGCGAGGCCGCAGCGCTGAAGGTGCGAAGCCTGCTCGCCCAGGAGGGCCGCGAGGACCTGCGCCTCCGCGTCGCCGTCCAGCCCGGCGGCTGCTCCGGCCTCATCTACCAGCTCTACTTCGACGAGCGTGTGCTCGACGGTGACGCGCTCGTCGACTTCGACGGCGTCGAGGTCGTCGTCGACAAGATGAGCGTTCCGTACCTGGACGGGGCCTCGATCGACTTCGAGGACACCATCCAGAAGCAGGGCTTCACCATCGACAACCCCAATGCCGGCGGCAGCTGCGCCTGCGGGGACTCGTTCAGCTAG
- a CDS encoding methyltransferase — MSLQTLSEWLRCPNCFSPLAANGGLVLRCASGHSFDANRRGYLSLLGGRSHVVGDSAAMLDAREAFLEAGWYEDLRTAVTTLVAVEQPARVLDIGCGTGYYLRGVTEACPTAGYLGMDLSPIAVARTVATARAASRPGHAVVADETLPDPPLVDGLVADVWTDLPVRTGIADVLLNVFAPRNPAEFHRVLRDDGFLAVVVPHDDHLRELRDAGLALDIPPNKAEDLRVALGAWFALEARIGVSGRHDLGADEVASLIGMGPSAHHTGTEAIANRWPATNPVTFSFDVLGFRRRAVPALPRSRESG, encoded by the coding sequence ATGTCCCTCCAGACCCTGTCGGAGTGGCTTCGGTGCCCGAACTGCTTCTCGCCCCTCGCGGCGAACGGCGGCCTCGTGCTGCGATGTGCGTCCGGGCATTCCTTCGACGCCAACCGGCGCGGCTATCTTTCGCTTCTGGGCGGGCGCAGCCATGTGGTCGGTGACAGCGCCGCTATGCTCGACGCGCGTGAGGCCTTCCTCGAAGCAGGCTGGTACGAAGACCTGCGCACGGCCGTCACGACGCTCGTCGCAGTGGAACAGCCCGCTCGGGTGCTCGACATCGGCTGTGGCACCGGGTACTACCTCCGCGGAGTGACCGAAGCCTGTCCGACCGCCGGATACCTCGGAATGGACCTTTCGCCCATCGCCGTGGCCCGAACTGTGGCCACCGCCCGCGCTGCCTCACGACCGGGACACGCTGTCGTCGCAGACGAGACACTCCCAGACCCACCACTCGTGGACGGGCTCGTCGCCGACGTGTGGACCGACCTTCCGGTTCGGACCGGCATCGCCGACGTACTCCTGAACGTTTTCGCTCCCCGCAATCCTGCGGAGTTCCATCGTGTGCTCCGGGACGACGGCTTCCTCGCCGTCGTCGTGCCCCACGACGACCATCTCCGTGAGCTCCGTGACGCGGGACTGGCCCTCGACATCCCCCCGAACAAGGCGGAAGACCTCCGCGTCGCCCTGGGCGCGTGGTTCGCGCTCGAGGCACGGATCGGGGTCTCCGGCCGTCACGACCTCGGCGCGGACGAGGTTGCCTCGCTGATCGGCATGGGTCCCTCAGCGCACCACACGGGGACGGAGGCGATCGCGAACCGCTGGCCGGCCACGAACCCGGTGACATTCTCCTTCGACGTCCTCGGCTTCCGCCGCCGCGCCGTGCCCGCTCTCCCCCGTTCACGCGAAAGCGGGTGA
- a CDS encoding DUF3043 domain-containing protein: MAKPVNPDAQPPIESIDETRARLAAAHPAGHPDGKGQPTPSRKEQEAANRRPLVPDDRKLAARQARAKSAETRDRARIGMAAGEDKFLPVRERGPQKRFVRDYVDARVNIGEFMIPVMFLVILLTFFPDRNVQTYGILALWAFFLIAVVDCTVLGFTLTRKVKAKFGDAKAERVRWYAAMRALQLRAMRLPKPQVKRGQYPS; the protein is encoded by the coding sequence GTGGCCAAGCCAGTGAACCCAGACGCACAACCGCCGATCGAATCGATCGATGAGACGAGGGCGCGCCTCGCGGCCGCCCACCCCGCCGGCCACCCGGACGGGAAGGGCCAGCCGACGCCGAGTCGTAAGGAACAGGAGGCCGCCAACCGGCGCCCCCTCGTGCCCGACGACCGCAAGCTCGCCGCACGCCAGGCTCGTGCCAAGTCCGCGGAGACCCGCGACCGGGCCAGGATCGGCATGGCCGCTGGTGAGGACAAGTTCCTCCCCGTCCGCGAACGCGGTCCGCAGAAGCGCTTCGTGCGCGATTACGTGGACGCCCGGGTGAACATCGGCGAGTTCATGATCCCGGTGATGTTCCTCGTCATCCTCCTCACGTTCTTCCCCGACCGCAACGTGCAGACCTACGGGATCCTCGCACTCTGGGCCTTCTTCCTGATCGCCGTCGTGGACTGCACGGTGCTCGGCTTCACCCTCACCCGGAAGGTTAAGGCGAAGTTCGGCGACGCCAAGGCGGAGCGCGTGCGCTGGTATGCCGCCATGCGCGCGCTCCAGCTGCGCGCAATGCGGCTTCCGAAGCCCCAGGTCAAGCGCGGCCAGTACCCCTCCTGA
- a CDS encoding dipeptidase: protein MTVTPDTAPEAALADAPVRAAVEAALPATIADLCALVRIPSVSWDAFDPARVAESAEAVAALVRGLNVFDEVVVTRSGIPGTAEPGQPAVLAYRPARNGRPTVLLYAHHDVQPPGHDIDWESTPFEPTVRGDRLYGRGAADDKAGVMAHVASIRALAETAGPDFELGIAVFIEGEEEFGSRSFAAFLEDNRESLRADVIVVADSNNWDVDTPALTVALRGNVTFRLTVRTLDHASHSGMYGGAVPDAMMATVRLLASLYAEDGSVAVEGLTSRDVPAPEYTEEQLRLETGLLDAATPIGHGPLLSRLWSQPAITITGIDAPSVANASNTLSPVVSVRLSTRIAPGQPAAEAYHALEAHLRAHVPYGARITIDDVDTGEAFLVDDSGWAVPLAIGALTDAWGKPPVSVGIGGSIPFISDLVRVFPEAQILVTGVEDPDSRAHSPNESLHLGVFKRAVLAEAFLLDRLNRRTGTPEALTR, encoded by the coding sequence ATGACCGTCACCCCAGATACTGCACCCGAAGCCGCACTCGCGGACGCGCCTGTGCGCGCCGCGGTCGAGGCCGCCCTCCCCGCCACGATTGCCGACCTGTGCGCCCTCGTGCGCATCCCGTCCGTGTCCTGGGACGCGTTCGATCCGGCCAGGGTGGCGGAAAGCGCGGAGGCCGTCGCTGCCCTGGTGCGGGGGCTCAACGTCTTCGACGAAGTTGTCGTGACCCGGTCGGGAATTCCCGGCACCGCGGAACCGGGCCAGCCTGCTGTGCTCGCCTACCGGCCGGCCCGCAACGGTCGACCCACCGTCCTGCTCTATGCCCACCACGACGTGCAGCCCCCCGGCCACGACATCGACTGGGAATCCACGCCGTTCGAGCCGACCGTTCGCGGGGATCGGCTCTATGGACGAGGGGCAGCGGACGACAAGGCAGGGGTGATGGCGCACGTAGCGTCGATCCGGGCACTCGCCGAGACGGCCGGTCCAGACTTCGAGCTCGGCATCGCGGTGTTCATCGAGGGTGAGGAGGAGTTCGGCAGTCGCTCGTTCGCAGCATTCCTCGAGGACAACCGGGAGTCGCTCCGCGCCGACGTCATCGTCGTCGCCGACTCCAACAATTGGGACGTGGACACCCCCGCCCTCACGGTCGCCCTGCGGGGCAACGTCACCTTCCGCCTGACCGTGCGCACCCTCGACCACGCCTCCCACTCCGGCATGTACGGGGGAGCGGTGCCGGACGCCATGATGGCGACCGTGCGCCTCCTCGCGAGCCTCTATGCGGAAGACGGCTCCGTGGCCGTCGAGGGACTCACGAGCCGGGACGTCCCTGCACCCGAATACACCGAGGAACAACTGCGCCTGGAAACCGGCCTCCTCGATGCTGCGACGCCCATCGGCCACGGCCCGCTGCTCAGCAGGCTCTGGTCCCAGCCCGCCATCACGATCACGGGCATCGATGCCCCGAGCGTCGCCAACGCCTCGAACACGCTGTCCCCGGTCGTGAGCGTGCGACTCAGCACCCGGATCGCACCAGGACAGCCCGCTGCTGAGGCCTACCACGCCCTCGAGGCGCACCTGCGCGCCCACGTTCCGTATGGGGCGAGAATCACCATCGACGACGTCGACACCGGCGAGGCATTCCTCGTCGACGACAGCGGCTGGGCTGTGCCGCTCGCAATCGGTGCACTGACGGATGCCTGGGGCAAGCCCCCGGTCAGCGTCGGCATCGGCGGCTCCATTCCGTTCATCTCGGACCTCGTGCGGGTGTTCCCGGAGGCCCAGATCCTCGTCACGGGTGTCGAAGACCCCGATTCCCGGGCGCACAGCCCCAACGAGTCCCTCCACCTGGGCGTGTTCAAACGGGCAGTACTCGCCGAGGCGTTCCTGCTCGACCGGCTCAACCGCCGCACCGGGACTCCGGAGGCCCTCACCCGATGA
- a CDS encoding alkaline phosphatase family protein, which produces MPPMLPARQFSALRLADVLSSCHAAVLGRENALGLTAVDKAVIVLVDGLGVSSLRARAGHARYLMSKLTRAGVVDTVFPATTAAAITSLTTGVEPGRHGLVGYRALDAANDRVVNQLSGWDERMPPETWQRTRTVFERAADDGVPSFTIGPKRYAHSGFTLASLRGAHYVPAESISDRFAAARALLDTEPRALVYLYVPELDVAAHAHGWESAKWLAALETLDSAAWRFAAGMHRDEGLIVTADHGVLDVPATKHVLFDSVPELVAPVRHIGGDPRCLYLYLDESCGDAGASRSEAATTLAETWREVEGDRAWIFTRAEAVTAGLFGRVDDEVLSRIGDVIVAARKAVAYYDSREPNQSARSMIGQHGSLTDEELRVPVIRDGAFGA; this is translated from the coding sequence ATGCCCCCCATGCTACCGGCCCGCCAATTCAGTGCGCTGCGCCTTGCCGACGTCCTGTCAAGTTGCCACGCTGCGGTCCTCGGCCGGGAGAATGCGCTCGGCCTCACCGCTGTCGACAAGGCCGTCATCGTGCTCGTCGACGGCCTCGGCGTCAGCTCGCTGCGGGCACGGGCAGGCCACGCCCGGTACCTCATGTCGAAACTGACCAGGGCCGGGGTCGTCGATACGGTCTTTCCCGCCACGACCGCCGCCGCGATCACGAGCCTGACCACCGGGGTCGAACCCGGTCGGCACGGGCTCGTCGGCTACCGGGCCCTCGACGCCGCCAACGACAGGGTCGTCAACCAGCTGAGCGGCTGGGACGAACGGATGCCGCCGGAAACGTGGCAAAGGACCCGTACCGTCTTCGAGCGCGCCGCCGATGACGGTGTGCCGAGTTTCACCATCGGCCCGAAGCGCTACGCCCACTCCGGATTCACCCTCGCGTCCCTCCGTGGTGCGCACTACGTGCCGGCTGAGAGTATCTCCGATCGGTTCGCGGCGGCCCGTGCCCTGCTTGACACCGAGCCGCGCGCCCTCGTCTACCTGTATGTGCCCGAACTTGACGTCGCCGCACACGCGCACGGCTGGGAGTCCGCGAAATGGCTCGCGGCCCTTGAGACCCTCGACTCCGCCGCCTGGCGCTTCGCTGCCGGTATGCACCGGGACGAGGGGCTCATCGTCACCGCAGACCACGGCGTCCTCGACGTCCCCGCCACGAAACACGTGCTCTTCGACAGTGTTCCCGAACTCGTCGCGCCGGTGCGGCACATCGGGGGAGACCCGCGCTGCCTCTACCTGTACCTCGACGAGTCCTGCGGCGACGCCGGAGCGTCCAGATCAGAGGCGGCGACCACGCTGGCCGAGACCTGGCGCGAGGTCGAGGGCGACCGGGCGTGGATCTTCACGCGTGCGGAGGCCGTCACGGCCGGACTCTTCGGCAGGGTCGATGACGAGGTGCTGTCCAGGATCGGCGACGTGATCGTCGCCGCACGCAAGGCCGTCGCATATTACGACTCCCGCGAGCCGAACCAGTCTGCCCGGTCGATGATCGGCCAGCACGGGTCGCTCACGGACGAGGAACTGCGCGTCCCCGTGATCCGCGACGGTGCCTTCGGCGCGTAG
- the ctaD gene encoding cytochrome c oxidase subunit I, producing the protein MGVERKGNVLVRWITSTDHKVIGYMYLITSFVYFCLAGVMALVIRAQLFEPGLEVVQTKEQYNQLFTMHGTIMLLMFATPLFFGFANSLMPLQIGAPDVAFPRLNAFSFWAFFFGSLIAVGGFLTPQGAASFGWFAYQPLASTTFSPGVGGNLWMVGLGLSGFGTILGAVNFITTIITMRAPGMTMFRMPIFTWNTLVTSLLVLMAFPVLAAALLAAASDRIFLSHIYDPANGGAILWQHLFWFFGHPEVYIIALPFFGIVSEVFPVFSRKPIFGYKTLIYATISIAALSVAVWAHHMYVTGSVLLPFFSLMTMLIAVPTGVKIFNWIGTMWRGSLTFETPMLWALGFLVTFTFGGLTGVILASPPLDFHVSDTYFVVAHFHYVIFGTVVFAMFSGFYFWWPKWTGKMLNESLGKWHFWFLFIGFHTTFLVQHWLGVVGMPRRYASYSPEDGFTWMNQLSTIGSMILAVSMIPFFLNVYITARKAPKVTVNDPWGFGASLEWATSCPPPRHNFTSIPRIRSERPAFDLNHPEVAMPIGIGPGKDAPDSPVYDAATNEVK; encoded by the coding sequence ATGGGCGTCGAGCGTAAGGGCAACGTCCTCGTCCGCTGGATCACCTCCACCGACCACAAGGTGATCGGGTACATGTACCTCATCACCTCGTTCGTCTACTTCTGCCTCGCCGGCGTCATGGCGCTCGTCATCCGCGCGCAGCTCTTCGAGCCCGGCCTCGAGGTCGTACAGACCAAGGAGCAGTACAACCAGCTCTTCACCATGCATGGAACGATCATGCTGCTGATGTTCGCGACGCCGTTGTTCTTCGGCTTCGCGAACTCGTTGATGCCCCTGCAGATCGGCGCTCCTGACGTCGCCTTCCCCCGCCTCAACGCCTTCTCGTTCTGGGCATTCTTCTTCGGCAGCCTGATCGCCGTCGGCGGGTTCCTGACGCCGCAGGGAGCAGCATCCTTCGGCTGGTTCGCCTACCAACCCCTCGCGAGCACGACGTTCTCACCCGGCGTCGGCGGAAACCTGTGGATGGTCGGCCTGGGACTGTCCGGGTTCGGCACGATTCTCGGCGCGGTCAACTTCATCACGACCATCATCACGATGCGCGCCCCCGGCATGACCATGTTCCGGATGCCGATCTTCACCTGGAACACGCTCGTCACTTCTCTGCTGGTCCTGATGGCTTTCCCGGTGCTCGCCGCAGCGCTCCTTGCAGCGGCCTCCGACCGCATCTTCCTCTCGCACATCTACGACCCGGCCAACGGCGGTGCGATCCTCTGGCAGCACCTGTTCTGGTTCTTCGGTCACCCGGAGGTGTACATCATCGCGCTGCCGTTCTTCGGCATCGTCTCCGAGGTGTTCCCGGTCTTCAGCCGCAAGCCGATCTTCGGGTACAAGACGCTCATCTACGCGACCATCTCGATCGCCGCCCTGTCGGTGGCGGTCTGGGCCCACCACATGTACGTGACCGGTTCGGTGCTGCTGCCGTTCTTCTCGCTCATGACGATGCTCATCGCGGTTCCGACCGGCGTGAAGATCTTCAACTGGATCGGCACGATGTGGCGGGGGTCCCTGACCTTCGAGACGCCGATGCTGTGGGCGCTCGGCTTCCTCGTCACGTTCACCTTCGGCGGGCTCACCGGTGTCATCCTCGCCTCGCCGCCGCTGGATTTCCACGTCTCGGACACGTACTTCGTCGTCGCGCACTTCCACTACGTCATCTTCGGCACCGTCGTGTTCGCCATGTTCAGCGGCTTCTACTTCTGGTGGCCCAAGTGGACGGGCAAGATGCTCAACGAGAGTCTCGGCAAGTGGCACTTCTGGTTCCTGTTCATCGGATTCCACACCACCTTTCTCGTGCAGCACTGGCTCGGAGTGGTCGGCATGCCGCGTCGCTACGCCTCGTACTCTCCGGAGGACGGCTTCACCTGGATGAACCAGCTGTCCACCATCGGGTCGATGATCCTCGCCGTCTCGATGATCCCGTTCTTCCTGAACGTGTACATCACGGCCCGCAAGGCACCGAAGGTGACGGTCAACGACCCGTGGGGCTTCGGAGCCTCCCTCGAGTGGGCGACGTCGTGCCCGCCGCCGCGACACAACTTCACGTCAATACCGCGCATCCGCTCTGAACGGCCGGCCTTCGACCTCAACCACCCTGAGGTCGCCATGCCAATCGGAATCGGGCCGGGCAAGGACGCCCCCGATTCCCCCGTCTACGACGCCGCAACGAACGAGGTCAAATAA
- the coxB gene encoding cytochrome c oxidase subunit II has product MRKNRRLRWAAIPIAASLVIVLAGCTQAQLHGFLPGFVEGEPAVTNQTDRVAGLWTTSWIVLLIVGLITWGLTIWAVIAYRRRKGQTGLPVQLRYNMPIEIFYTIVPLILVIGFFAFTARDQTAIEARFDSPDVKIEVIGKQWAWDFNYVNENVYSAGIQGQPNLDGPKGSLVESELPTLVLPVGKKVELALESRDVIHSFWVIDFLYKKDMIPGKTNYMSVIPERIGTYSGKCAELCGEYHSLMLFKVKVVSEADYEAYTASLKAAGNTGQLDNGYNRNQNLPGTSAPAVEEGK; this is encoded by the coding sequence GTGCGCAAAAACCGCCGTCTCCGATGGGCTGCAATTCCGATCGCAGCGTCGTTGGTCATTGTTCTAGCGGGGTGCACCCAAGCCCAGCTCCACGGCTTCCTGCCCGGCTTCGTCGAGGGCGAACCGGCGGTGACGAACCAGACCGACCGCGTCGCCGGACTCTGGACGACATCCTGGATCGTGCTCCTGATCGTCGGCCTGATCACCTGGGGCCTGACAATCTGGGCCGTGATCGCCTACCGGCGCCGCAAGGGCCAGACCGGACTCCCGGTCCAGCTGCGGTACAACATGCCGATCGAGATCTTCTACACGATCGTTCCCCTCATCCTCGTCATCGGTTTCTTCGCATTCACCGCGAGGGACCAGACCGCAATCGAGGCCCGCTTCGACTCACCGGACGTGAAGATCGAGGTCATCGGCAAGCAGTGGGCCTGGGACTTCAACTACGTCAACGAAAACGTCTACTCCGCCGGCATCCAGGGCCAGCCGAACCTCGACGGGCCCAAGGGCTCTCTCGTCGAATCCGAGTTGCCGACGCTCGTCCTCCCCGTGGGCAAGAAGGTCGAACTGGCGCTCGAATCCCGCGACGTCATCCACTCCTTCTGGGTCATCGATTTCCTCTACAAGAAGGACATGATCCCGGGGAAGACAAACTACATGTCGGTCATCCCGGAGCGGATCGGCACCTACTCCGGCAAGTGCGCCGAGCTGTGCGGTGAGTACCACTCGCTCATGCTCTTCAAAGTCAAGGTCGTGTCAGAGGCCGACTACGAGGCGTACACGGCCTCGCTCAAGGCCGCGGGCAACACCGGGCAGCTCGACAACGGGTACAACCGCAACCAGAATCTTCCGGGCACGTCCGCCCCGGCGGTAGAGGAAGGTAAGTAG
- a CDS encoding Rieske 2Fe-2S domain-containing protein, with the protein MATDDNSGKDLTAADSGAGHDPANAGTAVVVRDAVDNPGFPPHRPRVTDLNPSAERRAERTVYTLFYVSIVGSVFAIAAYMAFPIVETDPGSVRLNTLFIGLGLALALLAIGIGAVHWGKALMSDHEGIDVRHPVRGSEETRARAVEIFAEANEESGIGRRSLIRNSLIGALIAFPLPAVVLFRGLGPMNENPSELLTHTMWTKGTRLAIDPTGTPIKASDVTLGSAFHVIPEGLQDLPSGRLEEKAKAAVLLMRLKPEDLNELPERAGWSYDGIVAYSKICTHVGCPVALYEQQTHHLLCPCHQSQFDVSNHCEVIFGPAKRPLPQLPIAVDSEGYLIAQSDFTEPVGPSFWERH; encoded by the coding sequence ATGGCCACGGACGATAACAGCGGGAAGGACCTTACCGCTGCTGACTCCGGCGCCGGGCACGACCCCGCGAACGCCGGCACGGCCGTTGTCGTGCGCGACGCCGTGGACAACCCCGGATTCCCGCCGCACCGCCCCCGCGTCACCGACCTGAACCCGAGCGCCGAGCGCCGTGCCGAGCGCACGGTCTACACGCTCTTCTACGTCTCGATCGTCGGAAGCGTTTTTGCGATCGCCGCGTACATGGCGTTCCCGATCGTGGAAACCGACCCGGGCTCCGTTCGGCTGAACACCCTCTTCATCGGCCTCGGTCTGGCCCTCGCGCTCCTTGCGATCGGCATCGGCGCCGTCCACTGGGGCAAGGCACTGATGAGCGACCACGAAGGCATCGATGTCCGGCACCCCGTCCGCGGCTCAGAGGAGACCAGGGCCAGGGCCGTCGAGATCTTCGCCGAAGCCAACGAGGAATCCGGGATCGGACGACGCAGCCTCATCCGGAACAGCCTGATCGGCGCGCTCATCGCCTTCCCCCTTCCCGCGGTCGTGCTCTTCCGCGGCCTCGGTCCGATGAACGAGAACCCTTCCGAGCTGCTCACCCACACGATGTGGACCAAAGGGACCCGGCTGGCGATCGACCCGACCGGCACACCGATCAAGGCCTCGGACGTCACCCTCGGCTCCGCCTTCCACGTAATTCCGGAGGGTTTGCAGGACCTTCCGAGCGGTCGTCTGGAAGAGAAGGCCAAGGCGGCCGTGCTGCTGATGCGCCTCAAGCCCGAGGACCTCAACGAGCTCCCCGAGCGTGCAGGCTGGTCGTACGACGGCATCGTCGCGTATTCCAAGATCTGCACCCACGTCGGCTGCCCCGTCGCCCTCTACGAACAGCAGACCCACCACCTGCTCTGCCCGTGCCACCAGTCACAGTTCGACGTGTCGAACCACTGCGAGGTCATCTTCGGACCGGCCAAGCGGCCGCTCCCCCAGCTGCCCATCGCCGTAGACTCTGAGGGCTACCTCATTGCGCAGAGCGATTTCACTGAACCCGTCGGACCGAGTTTTTGGGAGCGGCATTGA
- a CDS encoding ubiquinol-cytochrome c reductase cytochrome b subunit gives MTTGVVETTKTNGGFTGAAANYIDERTSISTAVKELGRKIFPDHWSFLLGEVALYSFVIILLSGTFLTFFFSASMAPVHYEGSYVPLKGVEMSAAMSSSLNISFDIRGGLLMRQVHHWAALLFVASIGLHMLRIYFTGAFRKPRELNWVIGFILFILAMAEGFTGYSLPDDLLSGNGLRIIDGMVKGIPLIGTWISFLLFGGEFPGEAIVGRLYSLHILLLPAIIIALIAMHLLFVVVHKHTQYPGAGRTNKNVVGYPVLPVYAAKAGGFFFIVFGVVMLMASLFTINPIWNYGPYDPSPVSAGTQPDWYIGFADGALRLIPPGLEFVWLDRTWSFNILIPLTTLGLFILVVLIYPFIEAWVTGDKREHHILDRPRNAPTRTAIGAAGVTFYAALWATASSDIIATHFHVTMEGVIHTMQFLTIVGPFIAFFVAKRVCLALQKKDREIVLHGYESGRIVRLPGGEYIEVHQPVDEYERWKLVSYSDYKPLMIRPNDQGRITAGQRVRGGLSRWFFEDRIVPVTTTELEQSHGDHH, from the coding sequence ATGACCACAGGCGTGGTCGAGACGACGAAGACCAACGGCGGCTTCACGGGCGCGGCGGCGAACTACATCGACGAGCGCACGAGCATCTCCACCGCGGTGAAGGAACTCGGCCGGAAGATCTTTCCAGACCACTGGTCCTTCCTCCTCGGTGAGGTTGCCCTCTACAGCTTCGTCATCATCCTGCTGTCCGGGACGTTCCTGACGTTCTTCTTCAGCGCCTCGATGGCACCCGTCCACTACGAAGGCTCGTACGTTCCGCTCAAGGGTGTCGAAATGTCGGCGGCGATGTCCTCGTCGCTCAACATCTCCTTCGACATCCGCGGCGGCCTCCTGATGCGCCAGGTGCACCATTGGGCGGCGCTGCTGTTCGTGGCGTCCATCGGCCTGCACATGCTCCGGATCTACTTCACGGGTGCGTTCCGCAAACCCCGCGAACTCAACTGGGTCATCGGCTTCATCCTGTTCATCCTCGCGATGGCAGAAGGCTTCACCGGATATTCCCTCCCCGATGATCTGCTCTCCGGCAACGGCCTGCGGATCATCGACGGAATGGTCAAGGGCATCCCGCTGATCGGAACCTGGATCTCCTTCCTGCTCTTCGGCGGCGAATTCCCGGGCGAGGCGATCGTGGGTCGGCTCTACTCGCTCCACATCCTGCTGCTGCCCGCGATCATCATCGCCCTCATCGCGATGCACCTGCTCTTCGTCGTCGTGCACAAGCACACCCAGTACCCCGGTGCCGGACGCACGAACAAGAACGTCGTCGGCTACCCGGTCCTCCCGGTCTATGCCGCCAAGGCCGGCGGGTTCTTCTTCATCGTCTTCGGCGTAGTGATGTTGATGGCTTCGCTGTTCACGATCAACCCGATCTGGAACTACGGCCCCTATGACCCCTCCCCGGTCTCGGCCGGTACCCAGCCCGATTGGTACATCGGCTTTGCCGACGGCGCGCTGCGCCTGATTCCGCCGGGGCTCGAGTTCGTCTGGCTCGACCGTACCTGGTCGTTCAATATCCTGATCCCGCTCACCACCCTGGGACTCTTCATACTCGTGGTGCTGATCTACCCGTTCATCGAGGCCTGGGTGACAGGAGACAAGCGCGAGCACCACATCCTCGACCGTCCTCGCAACGCCCCGACCCGCACCGCCATCGGTGCGGCGGGCGTCACGTTCTACGCGGCTCTCTGGGCGACGGCGTCTTCGGACATCATCGCGACGCACTTCCACGTGACGATGGAGGGCGTCATCCATACGATGCAGTTCCTCACCATCGTGGGCCCGTTCATCGCGTTCTTCGTCGCCAAGCGGGTCTGCCTCGCACTTCAGAAGAAGGATCGCGAGATCGTTCTGCACGGCTACGAATCGGGCCGGATCGTGCGTCTGCCCGGTGGCGAGTACATCGAGGTGCACCAGCCCGTCGACGAGTACGAGCGCTGGAAGCTCGTGAGCTATTCCGACTACAAGCCGCTGATGATCCGCCCGAACGACCAGGGCAGGATCACTGCCGGCCAGCGCGTGCGCGGCGGACTCTCCCGCTGGTTCTTCGAGGATCGGATCGTTCCGGTCACCACGACAGAACTCGAGCAGAGCCACGGGGACCACCACTAA
- a CDS encoding cytochrome c oxidase subunit 4 has translation MRANTNLFWLLAGFFALVTVAYIIWGLVDPHQHSIEWAGTFALALSSVFVSFVAFYLSRVHGAQGGELPEDRLDANVDDGDPEVGFFSPWSWWPILLAASAALLFLGLAVGFWISIIAVGVGVICLIGWVYEYYRGNFAR, from the coding sequence ATGAGGGCAAACACCAACCTCTTCTGGCTGCTCGCGGGCTTCTTCGCCCTCGTCACGGTCGCGTACATCATCTGGGGCCTCGTCGACCCGCACCAGCACAGCATCGAATGGGCGGGCACCTTCGCCCTGGCGCTGAGCTCTGTGTTTGTGAGTTTCGTCGCCTTCTACCTCTCCCGGGTGCACGGCGCCCAGGGCGGAGAGCTCCCGGAGGATCGCCTGGACGCCAACGTCGACGACGGCGATCCCGAGGTCGGCTTCTTCAGCCCGTGGAGCTGGTGGCCCATCCTCCTCGCCGCGAGTGCGGCGTTGCTGTTCCTCGGCCTCGCGGTCGGGTTCTGGATCTCGATCATCGCGGTCGGCGTCGGCGTGATCTGCCTCATCGGCTGGGTCTACGAGTACTACCGCGGTAACTTCGCGCGATAG